One window from the genome of Nicotiana tomentosiformis chromosome 5, ASM39032v3, whole genome shotgun sequence encodes:
- the LOC138891611 gene encoding small GTPase LIP1-like — MMFWRERERETKEHIGGPPCGQVRVLVVGDSGVGKTSLVHLILNGSSIARPPQTIGCTVGVKHTTYGNSGSSSASIKGDAERDFFIELWDISGHDRYKDCRSLFYSQINGVIFVYDLSQRRTKTSLQKWAVEIATAGTFSAPLASGGPGGLPVPYIVIGNKADSATKEGTRGSSGNLVDMARQWVEKQGLLPSSEEIPLTESFPGGGGLIAAAKGARYDKEAVMKFFRMLIRRRYFSDDLPGNHWSTPVPKPLQQSSEISNDDDHLYKSKSSSYIGEYKYNALPPLPAQRNLTPPPTLYPQQPMSTPDNYNIPRFAFTSNQEISSARSKRSDINV, encoded by the exons ATGATGTTTTGGAGGGAAAGGGAAAGGGAGACTAAAGAGCATATTGGTGGTCCACCTTGTGGACAAGTCAGGGTGCTTGTTGTTGGAGATTCAG GTGTGGGGAAGACTTCTCTTGTTCATCTGATTCTCAACGGTTCTTCCATTGCTCGCCCTCCTCAAACAATTGGCTGTACAGTCGGAGTAAAA CACACTACCTATGGAAATTCTGGTAGCTCATCAGCAAGCATAAAAGGTGATGCTGAGAGAGATTTTTTTATTGAACTTTGGGATATATCAGGACATGATCGTTATAAAGATTGCCGATCTCTGTTCTACTCACAAATTAATG GTGTTATCTTTGTATATGATCTATCTCAAAGAAGGACAAAAACAAGCTTGCAGAAGTGGGCTGTAGAGATAGCAACAGCAGGGACATTCTCGGCTCCTCTAGCTTCAGGAGGTCCTGGTGGTCTCCCTGTTCCTTACATTGTCATTGGCAATAAAGCAGATAGTGCTACAAAAGAGGGCACTAGAGGAAGCAGTGGCAATCTTGTTGATATGGCTCGCCAGTGGGTTGAGAAGCAAGGTCTACTTCCTTCAAGCGAAGAGATCCCATTGACAGAGAGTTTTCCTGGTGGTGGAGGTCTTATTGCG GCCGCTAAGGGAGCAAGATATGACAAAGAAGCTGTCATGAAGTTTTTCCGCATG TTAATCAGGAGGAGATACTTCTCAGATGATCTACCTGGTAATCATTGGTCTACCCCAGTTCCGAAACCACTGCAGCAATCGAGCGAAATCTCAAATGATGATGATCACTTGTACAAAAGTAAAAGTTCAAG TTATATCGGCGAATACAAGTACAATGCACTCCCTCCTTTACCAGCTCAACGCAATCTCACACCGCCTCCCACGCTTTACCCACAGCAGCCTATGTCTACACCTGACAACTATAACATCCCCAGATTTGCCTTTACGAGCAACCAAGAAATCAGCAGTGCCAGATCTAAGCGTTCAGATATTAACGTCTGA
- the LOC117280291 gene encoding uncharacterized protein isoform X3 encodes MEKYFGNAYRGDPGVPHADPERFVNIWIGSAAFSALTFINPYMWTLSNQYNWHDKAMLFEQHHWKKALKKNKDYEFKWNQYMDKEARDSYYFNWPVYFP; translated from the exons atggagAAGTACTTTGGGAACGCATACAGGGGCGACCCGGGAGTTCCACATGCTGACCCAGAACGGTTCGTGAACATATGGATAGGGTCCGCTGCTTTCTCCGCCCTCACTTTTATCAATCCATACATGTGGACTCTCTCCAATCAATACAA CTGGCATGACAAAGCCATGCTCTTTGAGCAACATCACTGGAAGAAAgctctaaagaaaaataaggattACGAATTTAAG TGGAACCAGTACATGGATAAAGAAGCACGAGACTCGTACTACTTCAATTGGCCTGTTTACTTTCCATAG
- the LOC117280291 gene encoding uncharacterized protein isoform X2, translating to MNVGETFLLFFIINKLQEAKKQNRKPLKPFCLYILTIHLLLSGHFILLRFVDFKKKKKKMEKYFGNAYRGDPGVPHADPERFVNIWIGSAAFSALTFINPYMWTLSNQYNWHDKAMLFEQHHWKKALKKNKDYEFKWNQYMDKEARDSYYFNWPVYFP from the exons ATGAATGTGGGAGAaacttttttattattttttataataaataaactacaagaaGCGAAAAAGCAAAACAGAAAACCCTTAAAACCCTTTTGCCTTTATATCCTCACAATCCACTTGCTCTTATCTGGACACTTCATTCTACTTCGCTTCGTCGATTTTAAG aagaagaagaagaaaatggagAAGTACTTTGGGAACGCATACAGGGGCGACCCGGGAGTTCCACATGCTGACCCAGAACGGTTCGTGAACATATGGATAGGGTCCGCTGCTTTCTCCGCCCTCACTTTTATCAATCCATACATGTGGACTCTCTCCAATCAATACAA CTGGCATGACAAAGCCATGCTCTTTGAGCAACATCACTGGAAGAAAgctctaaagaaaaataaggattACGAATTTAAG TGGAACCAGTACATGGATAAAGAAGCACGAGACTCGTACTACTTCAATTGGCCTGTTTACTTTCCATAG
- the LOC117280291 gene encoding uncharacterized protein isoform X1, with product MNVGETFLLFFIINKLQEAKKQNRKPLKPFCLYILTIHLLLSGHFILLRFVDFKQKKKKKMEKYFGNAYRGDPGVPHADPERFVNIWIGSAAFSALTFINPYMWTLSNQYNWHDKAMLFEQHHWKKALKKNKDYEFKWNQYMDKEARDSYYFNWPVYFP from the exons ATGAATGTGGGAGAaacttttttattattttttataataaataaactacaagaaGCGAAAAAGCAAAACAGAAAACCCTTAAAACCCTTTTGCCTTTATATCCTCACAATCCACTTGCTCTTATCTGGACACTTCATTCTACTTCGCTTCGTCGATTTTAAG cagaagaagaagaagaaaatggagAAGTACTTTGGGAACGCATACAGGGGCGACCCGGGAGTTCCACATGCTGACCCAGAACGGTTCGTGAACATATGGATAGGGTCCGCTGCTTTCTCCGCCCTCACTTTTATCAATCCATACATGTGGACTCTCTCCAATCAATACAA CTGGCATGACAAAGCCATGCTCTTTGAGCAACATCACTGGAAGAAAgctctaaagaaaaataaggattACGAATTTAAG TGGAACCAGTACATGGATAAAGAAGCACGAGACTCGTACTACTTCAATTGGCCTGTTTACTTTCCATAG